One Microbacterium marinum genomic window carries:
- the ccsB gene encoding c-type cytochrome biogenesis protein CcsB, whose translation MSLDDLSVLLLWTAVAIYTLGFIAFTVDLARRSELAIQAQDARVKERTLVAAGGQTIDEIRAEEAAAKVALEARPSERGRFLFARLGVVMTVVAFLFHVGADVTRGIAAGRVPWSNNYEFALTGTMLVVAVFLGVLVKYDLRFLGAFVNGLIVVLLGGAALAYYVEVVPLSDPLKSIWLVIHVFVASLASAFFAIAFALSVVQLLQSRRERLALAAVGSDAAPRTRMPFLRTLPSAEVLESLAYRFAIIGFVLWTFTLIAGAIWANDAWGRYWGFDTKEVWTFVIWVLYAGYIHARATRGWRGTRSAWLSIVGFCAVLFNFTIVNQFFKGLHSYSGLS comes from the coding sequence ATGTCTCTCGATGATCTGTCGGTGCTGCTGCTGTGGACCGCTGTCGCGATCTACACCCTCGGCTTCATCGCCTTCACCGTCGACCTCGCCCGCCGCTCTGAGCTGGCGATCCAGGCGCAGGACGCGCGGGTCAAGGAGCGCACCCTGGTGGCCGCCGGGGGCCAGACGATCGATGAGATCCGGGCCGAGGAGGCTGCCGCGAAGGTCGCGCTCGAGGCCCGACCGTCCGAGCGCGGCCGCTTCCTCTTCGCGCGACTGGGCGTCGTGATGACGGTCGTCGCCTTCCTCTTCCACGTGGGGGCCGACGTGACCCGTGGCATCGCCGCGGGCCGCGTGCCGTGGTCGAACAACTACGAGTTCGCCCTGACCGGCACGATGCTGGTCGTCGCCGTGTTCCTCGGCGTCCTCGTGAAATACGACCTGCGCTTCCTCGGCGCCTTCGTCAACGGTCTCATCGTCGTGCTGCTGGGTGGCGCGGCGCTCGCGTACTACGTCGAGGTCGTCCCGCTCTCCGACCCGCTCAAGAGCATCTGGCTCGTCATCCACGTCTTCGTCGCCTCGCTCGCGTCGGCCTTCTTCGCCATCGCGTTCGCCCTCTCGGTGGTGCAGCTCCTGCAGTCCCGCCGTGAGCGGCTCGCACTGGCCGCTGTGGGGTCGGATGCCGCACCTCGCACGCGAATGCCCTTCCTCCGCACCCTGCCGAGTGCCGAGGTCCTCGAATCGCTCGCGTACCGCTTCGCGATCATCGGCTTCGTCCTGTGGACGTTCACCCTCATCGCGGGGGCGATCTGGGCGAACGACGCGTGGGGCCGGTACTGGGGCTTCGACACGAAGGAGGTCTGGACCTTCGTGATCTGGGTGCTGTACGCCGGGTACATCCACGCCCGAGCCACGCGCGGGTGGCGCGGCACCCGGTCGGCCTGGCTCTCGATCGTCGGCTTCTGCGCGGTCCTGTTCAACTTCACGATCGTGAACCAGTTCTTCAAGGGCCTCCACTCGTACAGCGGTCTCAGCTGA
- a CDS encoding GDSL-type esterase/lipase family protein: MAAAVAVVAAGVAVTAVVIARPGEPPGCDDIRAYQQQYGEIETLGSGPDGVTVLGDSYSAGDTLDDRGHRWTDVLVELDPEVTVTLDAVPFTGYANRGACGPNSFVDRIARAASEGETLIIQGGLNDVFARATTLEAAVDEVFGAADVADAVVVIGPLDVPARDGEVQVDAALRTAAEEHGFVYVSALEWEIPIAEDGVHPTEAGDRRYAERVRDELADARLP; encoded by the coding sequence GTGGCCGCCGCGGTCGCGGTCGTCGCGGCCGGTGTCGCCGTGACCGCGGTGGTGATCGCGCGCCCGGGCGAGCCGCCGGGGTGCGACGACATCCGCGCGTATCAGCAGCAGTACGGCGAGATCGAGACCCTCGGCTCCGGCCCCGACGGCGTGACGGTGCTCGGCGACTCGTACTCAGCGGGCGACACGCTCGATGATCGCGGCCACCGCTGGACGGACGTCCTCGTCGAACTGGACCCGGAGGTGACGGTCACGCTCGACGCGGTCCCCTTCACGGGATACGCGAATCGGGGCGCCTGCGGGCCGAACTCGTTCGTGGATCGCATCGCTCGCGCAGCATCCGAGGGGGAGACGCTGATCATCCAGGGCGGGCTCAACGACGTCTTCGCCCGTGCCACGACCCTCGAGGCGGCCGTGGACGAGGTCTTCGGTGCGGCCGATGTCGCCGACGCAGTCGTCGTCATCGGGCCCCTGGACGTTCCGGCGAGGGACGGGGAAGTGCAGGTGGATGCCGCGCTGCGCACGGCCGCCGAGGAGCACGGCTTCGTCTACGTGTCGGCGCTGGAGTGGGAGATCCCGATCGCCGAGGACGGCGTTCATCCGACCGAAGCGGGGGACCGGCGGTACGCCGAGCGCGTCCGCGACGAGCTCGCGGACGCGCGGCTGCCCTGA
- a CDS encoding YhgE/Pip domain-containing protein: MTLSFERSQNRRPVTWLTLLGVLLLPAIIGGILVAALYNPTERLDAMNTAIVNDDEPVEVNGQTTPLGRLLTAGLVEGSDDLDSNLTWTISNTEDAEEGLADGTYDAIVTIPENFSAAATSTAPGGSPEKATISLTTPPDSKIVDDAITTQVTQTAASVLGEQLTETYLENVLLGFTTLGEQLGEASDGATQLADGASEAADGATQLADGASTAATGGYSLADGIRELAGGAQGLSSGIQALGTGSAALAGGADQLATGANAAAGGLGQLADGAAQLSSGAAATADGLETWAASARPVADGTQQLADGLAAAAGQTAAIPAIPDSVVAGLKALTSDGQQNSAAVGTAVQALRDAADSCLAEGGSADLCASLTDAADDAEAALPGLQEAVSDSEQLAADIDQLAQFGPTLSAGLSEYAKAAQRLAAGMDGLADGADRLAGGASGLAGGAADLSSGADEAATGVGRLADGAAEIATGADGLASGAAQLATGAQTFAAGAGTAASGTDELANGIGALSDGAGELSGGVTQLADGTDELADGLGQAVDGVPTYTDSEAKDLAAVVANPVVADGTSTSFFGASAVPLLATLALWFGGLASFLVLQAVPRAALGSRRPSAVLALRALAPGAALGAAQGLLVAVVVQLAAGYEVGAWSVFAALCVVAGVAFAAVNHALVALAGGVGRWIAALVGVLVIATGIVSTVPGALADIAGLLPTAPAYHAMLAALTESDGAATGAVGLVIWAVLAILGSVLAVTRHRSTSARAVLTQPA; this comes from the coding sequence ATGACCCTCTCGTTCGAACGCTCACAGAACCGACGCCCGGTGACCTGGCTCACGCTGCTCGGCGTGCTCCTGCTGCCGGCGATCATCGGCGGCATCCTCGTCGCCGCCCTGTACAACCCGACCGAACGTCTGGACGCGATGAACACCGCCATCGTGAACGACGACGAGCCGGTCGAGGTGAACGGGCAGACGACGCCGCTCGGCCGCCTGCTCACCGCCGGGCTCGTCGAGGGCTCCGACGACCTCGACAGCAACCTCACCTGGACGATCAGCAACACCGAGGATGCCGAAGAAGGTCTCGCGGACGGCACCTATGACGCCATCGTCACCATCCCCGAGAACTTCTCCGCCGCCGCGACTTCGACGGCTCCGGGCGGCAGCCCCGAGAAGGCGACCATCTCACTGACGACCCCGCCCGACAGCAAGATCGTGGACGACGCCATCACGACCCAGGTGACCCAGACCGCGGCATCGGTCCTCGGCGAGCAGCTCACCGAGACCTACCTCGAAAACGTGCTGCTCGGCTTCACCACCCTCGGCGAGCAGCTGGGCGAGGCCTCCGACGGCGCCACCCAGCTCGCCGACGGCGCGAGTGAGGCCGCCGACGGCGCCACCCAGCTCGCCGACGGCGCCAGCACCGCCGCAACCGGCGGCTACTCTCTGGCCGACGGCATCCGGGAGCTCGCCGGCGGTGCGCAGGGCCTCTCCAGCGGCATCCAGGCACTCGGCACCGGCTCCGCCGCTCTCGCCGGCGGCGCCGATCAGCTGGCCACCGGCGCCAACGCCGCCGCGGGCGGCCTCGGCCAGCTCGCAGACGGAGCGGCGCAGCTCTCCTCCGGCGCCGCCGCGACCGCAGACGGTCTCGAGACCTGGGCCGCCAGCGCGCGCCCCGTGGCCGACGGCACACAGCAGTTGGCCGACGGTCTGGCCGCGGCCGCCGGGCAGACCGCAGCCATCCCGGCCATCCCCGACTCGGTCGTCGCCGGGCTGAAAGCCCTCACCTCCGACGGTCAGCAGAACAGTGCCGCCGTGGGCACCGCCGTGCAGGCGCTTCGCGATGCCGCGGACTCCTGCCTCGCCGAAGGCGGCAGCGCTGATCTGTGCGCCTCGCTGACCGATGCCGCAGACGACGCGGAGGCCGCGCTTCCCGGCCTGCAGGAGGCCGTCAGCGACTCCGAGCAGCTCGCCGCCGACATCGACCAGCTTGCCCAGTTCGGCCCGACCCTGAGTGCAGGTCTCTCCGAGTACGCAAAGGCCGCGCAGCGTCTGGCGGCGGGCATGGACGGCCTCGCTGACGGCGCCGACCGCCTCGCCGGCGGGGCGAGCGGTCTCGCCGGCGGTGCCGCCGACCTCTCTTCGGGCGCCGACGAAGCGGCGACCGGTGTCGGCCGCCTCGCTGACGGCGCAGCGGAGATCGCCACCGGCGCCGACGGCCTGGCCTCGGGCGCGGCACAGCTCGCCACCGGAGCGCAGACCTTCGCCGCAGGCGCCGGCACCGCGGCATCCGGCACCGACGAACTCGCGAACGGCATCGGAGCGCTCTCGGACGGTGCCGGTGAGCTCTCCGGCGGGGTCACGCAGCTCGCCGACGGCACGGACGAGCTCGCCGACGGCCTCGGTCAGGCCGTCGACGGTGTGCCGACCTACACGGACAGCGAGGCGAAGGACCTCGCCGCCGTGGTCGCGAACCCGGTCGTCGCCGACGGCACCAGCACCTCGTTCTTCGGCGCGTCGGCCGTGCCCCTGCTGGCGACGCTCGCGCTCTGGTTCGGCGGCCTCGCGTCGTTCCTCGTCCTGCAGGCCGTGCCGCGCGCCGCGCTCGGCTCGCGGCGCCCGTCGGCCGTGCTCGCGCTGCGCGCGCTCGCTCCCGGCGCGGCTCTCGGCGCCGCGCAGGGCCTGCTGGTCGCCGTCGTCGTGCAGCTCGCCGCCGGGTACGAGGTCGGCGCGTGGTCGGTGTTCGCCGCCCTCTGTGTCGTCGCCGGGGTCGCCTTCGCCGCCGTCAACCATGCCCTCGTCGCCCTCGCCGGTGGGGTGGGACGCTGGATCGCCGCGCTCGTCGGCGTCCTCGTCATCGCGACCGGAATCGTCTCGACGGTTCCCGGCGCCCTCGCCGACATCGCGGGACTGCTCCCCACCGCACCCGCGTATCACGCCATGCTCGCGGCGCTGACCGAGTCCGACGGCGCGGCCACCGGCGCGGTGGGCCTCGTCATCTGGGCTGTGCTCGCGATCCTCGGCTCCGTCCTGGCCGTCACCCGGCACCGGTCGACGTCGGCCCGCGCGGTCCTCACGCAGCCCGCCTGA